One window of Curtobacterium sp. 458 genomic DNA carries:
- the uvrC gene encoding excinuclease ABC subunit UvrC has product MADTVPWRPKAGEIPTDPGVYRWRDENGRVLYVGKAKNLRARLSNYFAPLPTLHERTRRMVLTARSVEWTTVGSEIEALQLEYTWIKEFDPPFNVKFRDDKSYPYMAITLGDEAPRVMVTRNRKIKGAKYFGPYPKIWAVHDTIDLMIKVFPIRTCSDSSYKRAMQTGKPCFPGQIGKCGGPCSQKVTIEEHRALVEEFVRFMSSYDRRVITQLRQRMGASADAMQYEQAARYRDQVEALEAVLEKSAVVLRDSVDLDLFGIAEDELAAAVQLFSVRGGRIRGVRGWVVDKELDIATGDLVEQIVQGNYATGDEPPREVVVPELPEDAEALQEWLSQRRGGRGTKLSTAQRGDRAGLARTAKQNAAQALMLYKTKRSADYTTRSAALADIQDALGMSEAPLRMECYDISHLQGTNVVASMVVFEDGLPRKDQYRRYTIAETTDDTDSMHQVLTRRLARLDEDASVPDVPDVTTDEVVEGSKPTKRFAYRPQLLIVDGGQPQVQAAKRAMDEAGVHDIALVGIAKRLEELWLPDDDFPVILPRNSEALFLIQRIRDEAHRFAITHQRTRRKRDVRSQLSEIPGLGPSRVASLLKHFGSVARLRAATAAEIGVVPGIGPGTAAAVVTKLAQHPASPSAPGSAPDPDSAPGTDAALDVDDALDADGALDPGSVPDADADADVDADADEVDADTDGGRVPAASVTVPDVTDDGPELPA; this is encoded by the coding sequence GTGGCGGACACCGTTCCGTGGCGGCCGAAGGCGGGGGAGATCCCGACCGATCCGGGCGTCTACCGGTGGCGTGACGAGAACGGCCGGGTGCTGTACGTCGGCAAGGCGAAGAACCTCCGTGCACGGCTGAGCAACTACTTCGCGCCGCTGCCGACGCTGCACGAGCGCACCCGACGGATGGTCCTCACGGCGCGGAGCGTCGAGTGGACGACCGTCGGGTCCGAGATCGAGGCGCTGCAGCTCGAGTACACGTGGATCAAGGAGTTCGACCCGCCGTTCAACGTCAAGTTCCGGGACGACAAGTCGTACCCGTACATGGCGATCACCCTCGGCGACGAGGCGCCGCGGGTGATGGTGACGCGGAACCGGAAAATCAAGGGCGCGAAGTACTTCGGCCCGTACCCGAAGATCTGGGCCGTGCACGACACGATCGACCTGATGATCAAGGTGTTCCCGATCCGCACCTGTTCGGACTCGTCGTACAAGCGCGCCATGCAGACCGGCAAGCCGTGCTTCCCGGGCCAGATCGGGAAGTGCGGCGGGCCCTGCTCGCAGAAGGTCACGATCGAGGAGCACCGCGCACTCGTCGAGGAGTTCGTGCGCTTCATGTCGAGCTACGACCGGCGCGTCATCACGCAGCTCCGCCAGCGCATGGGCGCCTCCGCCGACGCGATGCAGTACGAGCAGGCCGCCCGGTACCGCGACCAGGTCGAGGCGCTCGAGGCCGTGCTCGAGAAGAGCGCCGTGGTGCTGCGCGACAGCGTCGACCTCGACCTGTTCGGGATCGCCGAGGACGAGCTCGCGGCTGCCGTGCAGCTGTTCTCCGTGCGCGGTGGTCGCATCCGTGGTGTCCGGGGCTGGGTGGTCGACAAGGAGCTCGACATCGCCACGGGCGACCTCGTCGAGCAGATCGTGCAGGGCAATTACGCGACGGGTGACGAACCCCCGCGTGAGGTCGTCGTGCCCGAGCTCCCCGAGGACGCCGAGGCACTGCAGGAGTGGCTCAGCCAGCGGCGCGGCGGGCGTGGGACGAAGCTCAGCACCGCGCAGCGTGGTGACCGGGCGGGCCTGGCACGCACCGCGAAGCAGAACGCGGCGCAGGCCCTCATGCTCTACAAGACGAAGCGGAGCGCGGACTACACGACGCGGTCGGCGGCCCTCGCCGACATCCAGGACGCCCTCGGCATGAGCGAGGCCCCGCTGCGGATGGAGTGCTACGACATCTCGCACCTACAGGGCACGAACGTCGTCGCCTCGATGGTCGTCTTCGAGGACGGACTGCCCCGCAAGGACCAGTACCGGCGGTACACGATCGCCGAGACCACCGACGACACCGACAGCATGCACCAGGTGCTCACCCGGCGTCTGGCGCGCCTCGACGAGGACGCCTCGGTGCCGGACGTCCCGGACGTCACCACGGACGAGGTCGTCGAGGGGTCGAAGCCGACGAAGCGGTTCGCGTACCGTCCGCAGCTGCTCATCGTCGATGGCGGGCAGCCGCAGGTGCAGGCCGCGAAGCGCGCAATGGACGAGGCCGGCGTGCACGACATCGCCCTCGTCGGCATCGCGAAGCGCCTCGAGGAGCTCTGGCTGCCCGACGACGACTTCCCGGTGATCCTGCCGCGCAACTCCGAGGCCCTGTTCCTCATCCAGCGCATCCGTGACGAGGCGCACCGCTTCGCGATCACCCATCAGCGGACCCGCCGGAAGCGCGACGTCCGCTCACAGCTCTCCGAGATCCCGGGGCTCGGGCCGTCGCGCGTGGCGTCGCTCCTGAAGCACTTCGGGTCGGTCGCTCGGCTCCGGGCGGCGACCGCCGCGGAGATCGGCGTCGTCCCGGGCATCGGGCCGGGGACGGCGGCCGCCGTGGTCACGAAGCTCGCGCAGCACCCGGCGAGCCCGTCCGCACCCGGCAGCGCCCCCGATCCCGACAGCGCCCCCGGAACCGACGCCGCGCTCGACGTCGACGACGCGCTCGACGCCGACGGCGCGCTCGACCCCGGCAGCGTGCCCGACGCCGACGCCGACGCCGACGTCGACGCCGACGCCGACGAGGTCGACGCCGACACCGACGGCGGTCGTGTCCCGGCCGCCTCCGTCACCGTGCCGGACGTGACCGACGACGGGCCGGAGCTGCCCGCGTGA
- a CDS encoding glucose-6-phosphate dehydrogenase assembly protein OpcA, with amino-acid sequence MKIDMPNTTVSKIQKKLVHIREEGGAVALGRVLTLIISTALGHEEEAINAANEASREHPMRVIIVSKNEGDTKSPGRLDAQIRVGSDAGASEVIVLRAYGETATDEESLVTGLLLPDAPVVAWWPDAAPSQPSESALGRIAQRRITDAAAQKDPNEAIAALGESYVPGDTDFAWTRLTLWRNQLAAALDQPPYEPVTAVEVSGAFDSPSTILLAAWLQLQLEVPVSVVTSPRATGSSGIHGVKLVRESGAIELERSLVDVATLSMPGQPTHDLSLPRRNLRDCLAEELRRLDPDVLFGDVVKHGVPQLRESIAG; translated from the coding sequence ATGAAGATCGACATGCCGAACACCACGGTCTCGAAGATCCAGAAGAAGCTCGTCCACATCCGCGAGGAGGGCGGTGCGGTCGCGCTCGGCCGCGTCCTCACGCTGATCATCTCGACGGCCCTCGGCCACGAGGAAGAGGCGATCAACGCGGCGAACGAGGCGTCCCGCGAGCACCCGATGCGCGTGATCATCGTCTCGAAGAACGAGGGCGACACGAAGTCCCCCGGGCGTCTCGACGCGCAGATCCGCGTCGGGAGCGACGCGGGCGCGAGCGAGGTCATCGTCCTCCGCGCCTACGGCGAGACGGCCACCGACGAGGAGAGCCTGGTCACGGGCCTCCTGCTGCCGGATGCGCCCGTGGTCGCGTGGTGGCCCGACGCCGCACCGTCGCAGCCGTCCGAGTCCGCCCTGGGTCGCATCGCCCAGCGTCGGATCACGGACGCCGCGGCGCAGAAGGACCCGAACGAGGCCATCGCGGCACTCGGCGAGTCCTACGTGCCCGGCGACACCGACTTCGCGTGGACCCGCCTGACCCTCTGGCGCAACCAGCTCGCCGCGGCGCTCGACCAGCCGCCGTACGAGCCGGTCACCGCCGTCGAGGTCTCCGGTGCGTTCGACAGTCCGTCGACGATCCTGCTCGCGGCCTGGCTGCAGCTGCAGCTCGAGGTGCCGGTGTCCGTCGTCACGTCGCCGCGTGCGACCGGGTCGAGCGGCATCCACGGCGTGAAGCTCGTCCGCGAGAGCGGGGCGATCGAGCTCGAGCGCTCCCTGGTCGACGTCGCGACGCTGTCCATGCCCGGTCAGCCGACGCACGACCTCTCGCTGCCGCGCCGCAACCTGCGCGACTGCCTGGCCGAGGAACTCCGTAGACTCGACCCGGACGTCCTCTTCGGAGACGTCGTCAAGCACGGGGTGCCCCAGCTGCGCGAGTCCATCGCGGGCTGA
- the tpiA gene encoding triose-phosphate isomerase, protein MSRTPLIAGNWKMNLDHLQAIATVQKLAWTLKDARHDHDDVEVAVFPPFTDLRSVQTLISADKLPIRFGAQDLSQYDSGAYTGDVSGAFLAALDAQYVIVGHSERRTMHGETDEVVAAKTAAAVKHGLVPVVCVGETGEQREERGAGVVAVEQLQVVLDAVQPAEIVVAYEPVWAIGSGQAATADQAQEECAAIRRGIAAAWGDEAAAATRVLYGGSVKSGNIAGFLREPDVDGALVGGASLDVQEFAAIARFRQHVGL, encoded by the coding sequence ATGAGCCGTACACCGCTGATCGCCGGGAACTGGAAGATGAACCTGGACCACCTCCAGGCCATCGCCACCGTGCAGAAGCTCGCGTGGACGCTGAAGGACGCCCGCCACGACCACGACGACGTCGAGGTCGCGGTGTTCCCGCCCTTCACCGACCTCCGCAGCGTGCAGACGCTCATCTCGGCGGACAAGCTGCCGATCCGCTTCGGTGCGCAGGACCTCTCGCAGTACGACTCCGGTGCCTACACCGGTGACGTCTCGGGAGCGTTCCTCGCCGCCCTGGACGCGCAGTACGTCATCGTCGGCCACTCCGAGCGGCGGACGATGCACGGCGAGACCGACGAGGTCGTGGCGGCCAAGACCGCCGCGGCGGTCAAGCACGGACTCGTGCCGGTCGTGTGCGTCGGCGAGACCGGTGAGCAGCGCGAGGAGCGCGGCGCCGGTGTCGTCGCGGTCGAGCAGCTGCAGGTCGTCCTCGACGCGGTGCAGCCCGCGGAGATCGTCGTCGCGTACGAGCCGGTCTGGGCCATCGGCTCCGGCCAGGCAGCCACCGCCGACCAGGCCCAGGAGGAGTGCGCGGCGATCCGTCGCGGCATCGCCGCGGCCTGGGGGGACGAGGCCGCTGCGGCGACCCGTGTCCTCTACGGCGGCTCGGTGAAGTCCGGCAACATCGCCGGCTTCCTCCGCGAGCCCGACGTCGACGGCGCGCTCGTCGGCGGAGCCTCGCTCGACGTGCAGGAGTTCGCGGCGATCGCGCGCTTCCGCCAGCACGTCGGACTCTGA
- the secG gene encoding preprotein translocase subunit SecG produces the protein MAILSVVLQVLLAITSLLLTLLILLHKGRGGGLSDMFGGGVTSNLGASGVAERNLNRITVILGLVWIISIIVLGLINKFTTGS, from the coding sequence GTGGCGATTCTCTCCGTCGTGCTGCAGGTCCTGCTCGCGATCACGAGCCTCCTGCTCACGCTCCTCATCCTGCTGCACAAGGGCCGCGGTGGCGGCCTCTCCGACATGTTCGGCGGCGGCGTGACGAGCAACCTCGGGGCGTCCGGCGTCGCCGAGCGCAACCTCAACCGCATCACGGTGATCCTCGGTCTGGTCTGGATCATCTCGATCATCGTGCTCGGTCTCATCAACAAGTTCACGACGGGGAGCTGA
- a CDS encoding RNA polymerase-binding protein RbpA, translated as MASGGSAIRGSRVGAGPMGEQDRGVQAERVAISYWDALGNEVVRYFAAGLPDEEIPETVDSPSTGLPAGRDKENPPQVAKTEPYKTHLAYVKERRTEEEAAQLLEDALQQLRERRGTASK; from the coding sequence ATGGCATCAGGAGGCAGCGCCATCCGCGGATCGCGCGTGGGCGCGGGGCCGATGGGCGAGCAGGACCGCGGGGTCCAGGCCGAGCGCGTCGCGATCTCGTACTGGGACGCGCTGGGCAACGAGGTCGTGCGGTACTTCGCCGCTGGCCTGCCCGACGAGGAGATCCCCGAGACGGTCGACTCGCCGTCCACCGGTCTGCCGGCTGGTCGTGACAAGGAGAACCCGCCGCAGGTCGCGAAGACCGAGCCGTACAAGACGCACCTCGCCTACGTGAAGGAGCGCCGCACCGAGGAAGAGGCGGCGCAGCTCCTCGAGGACGCGCTCCAGCAGCTCCGGGAGCGTCGCGGCACCGCCTCGAAGTAG
- the pgl gene encoding 6-phosphogluconolactonase, with protein MTNERRVLVHPDKQALGASVAARFITKIIDVLDEQERADIAISGGSVSTLVLAAIGQSQARESVDWSKVHVWWVDERWVPAGDADRNDTGTKADFFDHVDIPEANIHRIATSDAGLSIDDAALQYERELQDAAPEGAVAPRFDIALLGVGPDGHTASLFPEFPQLAVTDRAVLPVDDSPKPPSQRLTLTFPVINASQRVWVILSGAEKASVLGLALAGAAVDEVPVGGVQGRKRTVFFVDQDAARDVPENLIASTY; from the coding sequence GTGACCAACGAACGACGGGTGCTCGTACACCCCGACAAGCAGGCCCTCGGCGCGTCGGTCGCCGCACGCTTCATCACGAAGATCATCGACGTGCTCGACGAGCAGGAGCGCGCGGACATCGCCATCAGCGGCGGCTCCGTGTCCACGCTCGTCCTCGCGGCGATCGGCCAGTCGCAGGCGCGCGAGAGCGTGGACTGGTCGAAGGTGCACGTGTGGTGGGTGGACGAGCGCTGGGTGCCCGCGGGTGACGCAGACCGCAACGACACCGGCACGAAGGCAGACTTCTTCGACCACGTCGACATCCCCGAGGCGAACATCCACCGGATCGCGACGTCGGACGCCGGGCTCTCGATCGACGACGCCGCGCTCCAGTACGAGCGTGAACTGCAGGACGCCGCTCCCGAGGGTGCCGTCGCGCCCCGGTTCGACATCGCGCTGCTCGGTGTCGGCCCCGACGGTCACACCGCGTCGCTGTTCCCCGAGTTCCCGCAGCTCGCCGTCACCGACCGCGCCGTGCTCCCGGTCGACGACTCCCCCAAGCCGCCGTCGCAACGCCTCACGCTGACCTTCCCGGTCATCAATGCGTCGCAGCGGGTGTGGGTCATCCTGTCGGGTGCCGAGAAGGCGTCCGTGCTCGGGCTCGCCCTGGCCGGCGCCGCCGTGGACGAGGTCCCCGTGGGTGGCGTGCAGGGCCGCAAGCGCACCGTGTTCTTCGTGGACCAGGACGCCGCACGTGACGTCCCCGAGAACCTCATCGCGTCGACGTACTAG
- the rapZ gene encoding RNase adapter RapZ gives MTDTAGSTTPQQHDILIVTGMSGAGRSTVGKALEDLGWYVVDNLPTQMLAPLTELADRAGEKIPKIATVVDVRGGRFFTDPEQAVEQVRSTTSARVRVLFLEATDAVLVRRFEQVRRPHPLQGDGTLLDGIGRERSRLSGLREASDMIIDTSDLNIHQLANTVTEKFADDHFVGVQVTLMSFGFKYGLPADADMVADVRFLPNPYWVPELRAHTGLDAPVSDYVLAQPGARPFVERYADVLEPVFEGYQRENKRHATIAIGCTGGKHRSVAIVAELASLLRGMPSVAVRVKNRDLGRE, from the coding sequence ATGACTGACACCGCCGGATCCACGACCCCGCAGCAGCACGACATCCTCATCGTGACGGGCATGTCCGGCGCCGGCCGGTCCACGGTCGGGAAGGCCCTCGAGGACCTCGGCTGGTACGTGGTCGACAACCTGCCGACGCAGATGCTCGCCCCGCTCACCGAGCTGGCCGACCGCGCCGGTGAGAAGATCCCGAAGATCGCGACCGTGGTCGACGTCCGCGGCGGGCGTTTCTTCACCGATCCGGAGCAAGCGGTCGAGCAGGTCCGCTCGACGACGTCCGCCCGGGTCCGCGTGCTCTTCCTCGAGGCGACCGACGCGGTCCTCGTGCGGCGCTTCGAACAGGTCCGTCGACCGCACCCGCTGCAGGGCGACGGCACCCTGCTCGACGGCATCGGTCGCGAGCGCTCCCGGCTGTCCGGGCTGCGCGAGGCGTCGGACATGATCATCGACACCTCGGACCTCAACATCCACCAGCTGGCGAACACCGTCACCGAGAAGTTCGCCGACGACCACTTCGTCGGCGTCCAGGTGACCCTCATGAGCTTCGGCTTCAAGTACGGGCTGCCCGCCGACGCCGACATGGTGGCCGACGTGCGCTTCCTGCCGAATCCCTACTGGGTGCCGGAACTCCGCGCCCACACCGGCCTCGATGCCCCCGTCTCGGACTACGTCCTGGCCCAGCCCGGAGCCCGTCCGTTCGTCGAGCGCTACGCCGACGTCCTGGAGCCGGTCTTCGAGGGGTACCAGCGGGAGAACAAAAGACACGCTACGATCGCCATCGGCTGTACCGGCGGGAAGCACCGTTCGGTCGCCATCGTCGCCGAGCTGGCGAGTCTCCTCCGCGGGATGCCCAGCGTCGCCGTGCGTGTGAAGAACCGAGATCTCGGCCGGGAGTGA
- the whiA gene encoding DNA-binding protein WhiA: MPLTAEVKDELARVVVNRNTVRAAELATILRFAGGLHVISGRIAVEVELDTRIIVHRVRKDLAELYGVRSEASVGSSASSRRGARYLVRVLEAGETLARQTGLMDARRRPVRGLPNRLTTGNREDLAAIWRGAFLASGTLTDPGRAAALEVTCPGNEAAMALVGAASRLGIAAKGREVRGVHRVVIRDGEAIGQMLTVMGAARTTAEWEEMRQRREVRATANRLVNFDDANLRRSAQAAVAACARVERALEILGDEVPDHLQYAGSLRLQHRDASLDELGQHAEPPMTKDAIAGRIRRLLAMADKKASDLGIPGTEASVPEELEGA; the protein is encoded by the coding sequence GTGCCGTTGACTGCCGAGGTCAAGGACGAACTGGCGAGGGTCGTCGTGAACCGCAACACGGTCCGCGCCGCCGAACTCGCGACCATCCTGCGGTTCGCGGGTGGTCTGCACGTCATCTCGGGCAGGATCGCGGTCGAGGTCGAACTCGACACCCGCATCATCGTGCACCGGGTGCGCAAGGACCTCGCGGAGCTCTACGGTGTCCGCTCCGAGGCGAGCGTCGGATCGTCCGCGTCGTCCCGTCGTGGCGCGCGCTACCTGGTCCGGGTGCTCGAGGCGGGGGAGACCCTCGCGCGCCAGACCGGCCTCATGGACGCCCGCCGCCGGCCGGTCCGTGGCCTGCCGAACCGCCTCACCACGGGCAACCGCGAGGACCTCGCCGCCATCTGGCGCGGCGCGTTCCTGGCGTCCGGCACGCTGACCGACCCGGGTCGCGCCGCCGCCCTCGAGGTCACCTGCCCGGGCAACGAGGCCGCGATGGCGCTCGTCGGGGCAGCGTCGCGTCTCGGCATCGCCGCGAAGGGCCGCGAGGTCCGCGGCGTCCACCGCGTGGTCATCCGCGACGGCGAGGCCATCGGTCAGATGCTCACCGTCATGGGCGCCGCCCGCACGACCGCCGAGTGGGAGGAGATGCGTCAGCGCCGCGAGGTCCGCGCCACCGCCAACCGACTCGTCAACTTCGACGACGCCAACCTCCGCCGCTCCGCGCAGGCCGCGGTCGCCGCCTGCGCCCGGGTCGAGCGTGCGCTCGAGATCCTCGGCGACGAGGTGCCCGACCACCTCCAGTACGCCGGCTCCCTGCGGCTGCAGCACCGCGACGCATCGCTCGACGAGCTCGGTCAGCACGCCGAGCCGCCGATGACGAAGGACGCGATCGCCGGTCGCATCCGCCGCCTGCTCGCCATGGCCGACAAGAAGGCGTCCGACCTCGGTATCCCGGGCACCGAGGCGAGCGTCCCGGAGGAGCTCGAAGGCGCGTGA
- the gap gene encoding type I glyceraldehyde-3-phosphate dehydrogenase has translation MTVKIGINGFGRIGRNFFRAALAKGSDLEIVAVNDLTDNTALANLLKYDSITGKLPATVELDGDNIVVDGKAIKVLAERDPANLPWGELGVDIVIESTGFFTKAADAQKHIDAGAKKVIISAPATGDDVTIVLGVNEDTYDAANHHIISNASCTTNSLAPLAKVFHDKFGIERGLMTTVHAYTADQNLQDGPHKDPRRARAAALNIVPTSTGAAKAIGLVLPELAGKLDGFALRVPVPTGSITDLTLETKSEVTVDEINAAYKEAAEGPLKGILLYSEDPLVSTDITTDPHSSIYDSGLTKVIGGLVKITSWYDNEWGYSNRLVDLTEYVGERL, from the coding sequence TTGACCGTCAAGATCGGCATCAACGGCTTCGGCCGCATCGGCCGTAACTTCTTCCGGGCCGCCCTCGCCAAGGGCTCCGACCTCGAGATCGTGGCGGTGAACGACCTCACCGACAACACGGCGCTCGCGAACCTGCTCAAGTACGACTCGATCACCGGCAAGCTCCCGGCGACGGTCGAGCTCGACGGCGACAACATCGTCGTCGACGGCAAGGCGATCAAGGTCCTCGCGGAGCGCGACCCCGCCAACCTCCCGTGGGGCGAGCTGGGCGTCGACATCGTCATCGAGTCGACCGGCTTCTTCACCAAGGCTGCCGATGCGCAGAAGCACATCGACGCCGGCGCCAAGAAGGTCATCATCTCCGCCCCGGCCACGGGTGACGACGTCACCATCGTGCTCGGCGTGAACGAGGACACCTACGACGCCGCGAACCACCACATCATCTCGAACGCGTCCTGCACCACGAACAGCCTCGCGCCGCTCGCCAAGGTGTTCCACGACAAGTTCGGCATCGAGCGTGGCCTCATGACGACGGTGCACGCGTACACCGCCGACCAGAACCTCCAGGACGGCCCGCACAAGGACCCGCGTCGTGCCCGTGCCGCCGCCCTGAACATCGTCCCGACCTCCACCGGTGCGGCGAAGGCCATCGGCCTCGTGCTCCCGGAGCTCGCGGGCAAGCTCGACGGCTTCGCGCTCCGCGTCCCGGTCCCCACCGGCTCGATCACCGACCTCACCCTCGAGACCAAGTCCGAGGTCACCGTCGACGAGATCAACGCCGCCTACAAGGAGGCCGCGGAGGGCCCGCTGAAGGGCATCCTGCTCTACAGCGAGGACCCGCTGGTGTCGACCGACATCACGACGGACCCGCACTCGTCCATCTACGACTCCGGTCTGACCAAGGTCATCGGCGGCCTCGTGAAGATCACCTCGTGGTACGACAACGAGTGGGGCTACTCGAACCGCCTCGTCGACCTCACCGAGTACGTGGGCGAGCGCCTCTAA
- a CDS encoding phosphoglycerate kinase, with the protein MALRTLGDLGDLAGKRVVVRCDLNVPLKDGTITDDGRVRASLDTLNTLVNAGARVIVISHLGRPDGSPAPEYSLAPVAQRLSELLGKEVTFVGETVGDEATAAAAELGDGDVLLLENLRFNPEETSKDADERKGFAERIAALGDAFVSDGFGVVHRKQASVYELASALPSAAGSLIETELTVLERLTSKPERPYTVVLGGSKVSDKLGVIDHLLPQVDTLCIGGGMLFTFLAAQGHGVAKSLLEADQLDTVRGYLSRAQELGVTIDLPTDVVVASGFAADASHETVAADAIESSSFGTDGIGLDIGPETASRFAAAVSGSKTVFWNGPMGVFEFPAFAAGTKTVAQALTEVDGLGVVGGGDSAAAVRSLGFSDDQFGHISTGGGASLEFLEGKSLPGLEALGWSR; encoded by the coding sequence ATGGCGCTCCGAACTCTCGGCGACCTCGGCGACCTCGCCGGCAAGCGCGTCGTCGTCCGGTGTGACCTGAACGTCCCGCTCAAGGACGGCACGATCACCGACGACGGCCGCGTCCGCGCGTCGCTCGACACGCTGAACACGCTCGTCAACGCCGGCGCGCGCGTCATCGTGATCTCCCACCTCGGGCGGCCCGACGGGTCGCCGGCTCCGGAGTACTCGCTCGCCCCCGTGGCGCAGCGGCTCTCCGAGCTCCTGGGGAAGGAGGTCACCTTCGTCGGCGAGACCGTCGGCGACGAGGCCACCGCGGCCGCCGCGGAGCTCGGTGACGGCGACGTCCTGCTGCTCGAGAACCTCCGCTTCAACCCGGAGGAGACCTCGAAGGACGCCGACGAGCGCAAGGGCTTCGCCGAGCGGATCGCCGCGTTGGGCGACGCGTTCGTGTCGGACGGCTTCGGTGTCGTGCACCGCAAGCAGGCCTCGGTGTACGAACTGGCCTCGGCGCTGCCGTCGGCCGCGGGTTCGCTCATCGAGACCGAGCTGACGGTCCTCGAGCGCCTCACATCGAAGCCCGAGCGCCCGTACACGGTCGTGCTCGGCGGTTCGAAGGTGAGCGACAAGCTCGGGGTCATCGACCACCTCCTGCCGCAGGTCGACACGCTCTGCATCGGTGGCGGCATGCTCTTCACGTTCCTCGCGGCCCAGGGCCACGGGGTCGCGAAGTCGCTGCTCGAGGCGGACCAGCTCGACACCGTCCGCGGGTACCTCTCGCGGGCGCAGGAGCTCGGCGTCACGATCGACCTGCCGACCGACGTCGTCGTGGCCTCCGGGTTCGCGGCCGACGCCTCCCACGAGACCGTCGCGGCCGACGCGATCGAGTCGTCGTCGTTCGGCACGGACGGCATCGGGCTCGACATCGGCCCCGAGACCGCGTCGCGCTTCGCCGCGGCGGTGTCCGGATCGAAGACGGTGTTCTGGAACGGGCCGATGGGCGTGTTCGAGTTCCCGGCGTTCGCGGCCGGCACCAAGACCGTCGCGCAGGCGCTCACCGAGGTCGACGGCCTCGGGGTCGTCGGTGGCGGCGACTCCGCGGCGGCCGTCCGGTCGCTCGGGTTCTCGGACGACCAGTTCGGGCACATCTCGACCGGTGGCGGTGCGAGCCTCGAGTTCCTCGAGGGCAAGTCGCTGCCCGGTCTCGAAGCACTGGGGTGGTCGCGATGA